The Bradyrhizobium sp. CCBAU 53340 nucleotide sequence ATAGGCCTGCCTTGCGATGGCCTCGGCAACTTCGGTACGCCCATAGCCGATATTGACACAGTAGAGACCGGCAAAGCCATCGATGTATGTTCGGCCCTCCGCATCCCGAATGGATATCCCTTTACCACCTGTGACGATTGTGGGATCGCCAAGCTTGCCGCTCGCGAAATCCTTCAGCTGCGTGAAGGGATGCAGAACACTGGAACGATCTCGCTCAGCGATGGTCTTGATATCAATCATATAGTTCTCCTATGCCGCCAAATCGCCGAAACAGACGTATTTGTGTTCCATGTACTCTGCTAAACCGTGCTTCGACCCTTCTCGTCCGAGTCCGGACTGCTTCCAGCCTCCGAACGGAATGGGCGGTCCAGTAAAGGAAGCTGTATTGATTCCGAGCATGCCGCACTCGATCTGCTCAGAAAGGCGGAGCGCCCGGCGAAGGTTGTTTGTGTAGATGTATCCAGCCAGCCCCATTTCGCTGGCGTTCGCCCTGGATACAACCTCCGCCTCAGAATCGAACGGGAGCACGGCAGCAACCGGCCCGAAGGTTTCTTCATGCGTGATCAGCATGTGGTCGGTGACATCGCTGAGCAACGTCGGAGGAACGAAGTTTGCACCCAAACTTGCGCCCTTGTCGGCGCAAAACACCCGCGCCCCCTTTTTTGCGGCGTCGTCGATGTGGGCCCTGCATTTGTTGGCAACCGACAGCTTTGTCATCGGCCCTATATCAGTTGTCGTTTCCAGGCCGTGCCCGACTCTGAGCTGAGAAATAGGGGTGGCAAACGCCTCGACGAAGGCGCGGTAGATCTTTCTATGCACGTAGATGCGATTGGCGGCGAGACAGTCCTGGCCCGAAGTGGTGAACTTTGCGTCCATCGCTCCCTTAACCGCCTTGTCGACATCGACGTCGTCAAAGATGATGCACGGAGCGTGGCCCCCCAGCTCAAGCGACACTTTCTTCACGGTTTGTGCCGCCTCTGCCAGAAGCAGGCGCCCAACTTCGGTAGAACCAGTAAACGAAAGAGCTCGCACCCTCGTATCGCGCAACAGTGGTTTCGAAAGCTCGATTGAATCACCGACAAGCACCTGAAATACGCCACGCGGAATACCAGCTTCTTCGGCCAACCTAGCCAGGGCAAGGGCCGACAATGGCGTCTCGGGAGCCGGCTTCACGACGATCGGGCAGCCCGCGGCAAGAGCAGCTCCCGCCTTTCTCGTGATCATCGCGATTGGAAAATTCCATGGCGTGATCGCCGCCGCAACACCGATTGGCTGCATTCGCACATGAAGCAGGCTTCCCGCTTTGTGACTCGGAATGGTCTCGCCATAGGTGCGCTCGCCTTCAGCGGCAAACCATTCCAGAAAGCCCGCGCCATATGTGATCTCGTAGCGTGCCTCCGCCAGAGGCTTTCCTTGCTCGCTGGTCATAAGAACGGCGAGATCCTCTGAATGGCCGCGGATCAGGGACGCCCAAGATTTGAGGATCACTCCTCGCTCGGTGGGCAGCAGACGCCTCCATGCAACAAACGACTTCTCTGCTGCTCCGATTGCCAGCTCCATGTCGGCCGCCGAGCAACGGGCAGCTTCCGCGATTTCCTCCCCCGTCGCGGGGTCGACAACCGCGTCCTTCTGCCCGCCGTCCGTCCACTTGCCGTCGATGAACGCTGCCCCCGCTAAAAAGTCTCGTCGTCTGAGAGTTCGAAGGTGCCGCATAGCGAGGCCACCCCACTCCGGGCGTCTGTGCCGAAAGCCTTGAACACCCATTTTGAAACTCCCGCGCCGTCACTTATTGAAATTGCTGGAGTAATCAGGATACTAGTGACGCAAACAGATTTGCGTCGCATTTTCGGTGCGCGGGATGAATTCCTGCAAAGCATTGATGCCTTGCGACGAAACGCAGCTTAGGGCTGGAGACAACCGCTATGCGTTACGATCGGATAGATGCACGCATCCTGGAGATCGTGCAAAAAAACAATCGCCTCACGTCCGAGGTCATTGGCGAAATGGCGGGGCTTTCCCCCACGGCGTGTCAGAGAAGGTTGAAGAGGCTCCGTTCGGAAGGAATCATTGAGTCGGATGTGTCCATCGTCTCGGCAAGAGCAGTGGGAAGGCCGATTCAGATGCTTGTCCTCGTGAATCTCGAGCGGGAGCGCTCCGATATCATCGACAAATTCAAGAAGGCCATCAAAACGTCGAGTGAAGTCGTAAATGGCTTCTATGTCACGGGCGATGCAGACTTCGTTCTGTACATAACGGCTCGCACGATGGAGGACTACGAGCTTTTCACCAGACGCTTCTTTTACGAGAACCCCGATATTAAGGGGTTCAAAACCATGGTCATCATGGACCGCGTAAAATCGGGGTTTGCAGTTCCAATCGAAATGCCACCGGACAGATAAGCGATCTTTGATCGCGACGTCCCGACGGTCCAGCTGTTTTGAGCACTCGTGAAAGAATGAGAACCATACCGAAAGCTCTGACAATTCTGACTTCTCACAATCCTCTTCAACCCAAAACAGGCCTAACGAACTCGCCCCAGTGGGCTTGGTCGAATTACGTGCCAGAATGGTGCTTGAAAGCAAAAAAAGGAGGGGCCACTCCAAGGGTGGCCCCTTCAAGTTAGGGAGGAAACGCCCCTAGGGGGCCTGGGAGATCAGGCCGCAGCCTGTTCGATCGGTGAAAATGGTAGGCCGAGACTCTCTGCCACTGCCTTGTAGGTCAACCGGCCCCGATAGACGTTCAGGCCAGCGCGCAAGTGCGGATTTTCAAGCACGGCCGCAAAGCCCTTGTTTGCCAAAGCCAAGCCAAAAGGCAAAGTTGCGTTGTTGAGGGCCTGACTTGAGGTAAGCGGGACTGCACCGGGCATGTTGGCAACGCAATAGTGGATCACGCCGTCGACTTCGTAGGTTGGATCAGCATGGGTGGTGGCACGCGACGTCTCAAAGCAACCGCCTTGATCGATCGCGACGTCAACGACCACAGAGCCTTGCTTCATCGAGCTCAGCATCTTGCGCGACACCAGCTTCGGTGCACTGGCTCCTGGGACGAGCACGGCGCCAATAACGACGTCTGCGGCAGAGACTTCCTCTTCAACGCTGTCGATGGTCGAGTACCTGGTGCGGACGCGGCCCTCGAATAGCTCGTCCAGTTCGCGAAGGCGGTTGATCGAACGGTCGATGACGGTGACTTCCGCACCCAAACCGGCTGCCATTCGGGCGGCATGCGTACCGACGACACCGCCACCGATGACAACGATACGAGCGGGCTGAACGCCAGGCACGCCGCCGATCAATAACCCCCGCCCGCCGCTGTACCGTTTTAGGGCCGCGCCGGCAGCCTCGATCGTGAGCCGGCCCGCGACTTCGCTCATTGGCGCAAGCAACGGCAAGCCCCCGTTCGAGTCGGTGACGGTTTCATAGGCGATCGCTGTGCAACCCGATTTCAGCAGTCCTTTTGCCTGCTCCGGATCGGGCGCCAGATGCAGATAGGTGAAGAGGATCTGATTCTCTCGGAGCTGGACCCATTCGGACGGCTGCGGCTCCTTGACCTTGACTACCATCTCGCTCGATGCAAACACCTCCCGAGCAGCCGCGGCGATTGTTGCACCGGCCTTCCGGTATTCCTCGTCGCTTGCCCCGATGCCAGCGCCGGCATTGGCCTCCACCAATACTTGGTGGCCGGCAGCCACATATTCCCGGACAGCTCCAGGGGTCAGGCCCACGCGATATTCGTGTGTTTTGATTTCCTTGGGAACACCGACTTGCATCTTGCAATCTCCGCTTTTGCTGAACCACTTCTAATCGGAACCACGCGGTGAAATTGAGAAGGGACCGGCGAACGACGCAGAAATTCAGCAACCTCGGCGTTCTTGCGCACAATTCCAGCAGAGTGCGCGAGATGGTGATGGTTTGCTATTCCTGGCGCCGCAATCGGCACAGTGGCAGCCGACACATCGATCCAAAGGAAGTTTCGCACAGCGATTTTCACGTATTTAACGGCCTTCGGTTCCTCCACGGGGCTCTGGGCGAAACATCCCCTCTGTCCCGCTCCACGCAAAAGCTGCATGAATCCCGGCGGATATTTATGGCGGAACAGTTGCCCAGCAACGCGCGCATGCCGCCAGGGCTCGCCGATCGAATGGCAACGATACGCTCAGAGATTGTGAGCATCATGGAGCGGCTGTCAATGATCGCTCGAAAGCGGCCTTTCCGATTGTGACGATCGCGTCCACCTTCGGTCTTGGTGATGACGAGCGCAGGCGCGAGCCCGGGATATTGCGATGGACTACGGCTCGGCGCAATCAGCACCGCGACCGGGCCACCTATCTGCGGACGCCTAGTGTTGAAAACCGGTGTCCTCGTGCAAGAAGGCGAGTGCTGCGAGCGAGAGTGGCCCATTGTTCTCCTTTGAGAGACCTTAACGCACTAGCGGCAGGCCTGGAATCGCTGAGGCCGCAGCGGATTGCGCGTCAGAGTTCGAATAGCTCGCGCGGCAACTTCGTGAATGGTTCACCTGCAACGTCGGTATGCGGAAGGTTTCGCTGATCACATAACCACGTCTTCATCGATCCAGTTTTCAAGCATGAGGTGAAATGTCGTATTCGGCTTGAGGACCGTGTTATCGCCGTCCTTCAAGCTAGCTGTAGGTTCCGTCCAATCTATCGCGACGGCGTAGCCGCACCGAGACTCCTTCACCAAGCCATCGCGTTTTCAAGTTGGAGTTGAAAGCTATGGCGACGTCGCTGCAGGTCCTGCCGGGTTTGGCGGCGGCAAGTGCAGCTTCCAACCTGGCAACGTTCCCTTCATGCAACCGGCGTATGTGATCCGACGGCTTACCGATCGCGACATCGTGCGCATCAGCGGAGAGGTCTAGCCATGACGCCCGCCGCTGAACTCGAAATTGCTCTGCGAGCCCGTCTGGAAGACGTCTTCGGTCCAGCGAATGTGACACGTGGAGATGCGTGCGCAGCGCAAAGAAGAGGCCCGCAAAATCCGTGCTGGGCTTGCCGTTAGCGCTGCGCACCAATGTTGCAATGACCTCGGCGGATTCATTGGCCTCGCGCGCGCCTGAGCGGATAACGTCTCTCGCTTTGAGCATGCCGGCGTCGGAAATAGCGGTAGCTTCCCGCATCATCGCGAATTCCGAGTCCGATTTCACGCCGCGGATCCGGGTCACGGCGTTAGTGCAGTAGACGATGTTCGCGCCTGTCGAGCGAGATTTGAACTTCTTAACTGTCAGCGGGCAAGAGCCGTTCTTCCAGACCGGTCCATTTGCGGCCGACGCCATCGTCCAAGATGAAGTCGATGGTCTCCTCCCGTTCGGGGTAGCGATGAGCGCCTCCGAATAACCAGTGACACGACTGCGATCGACAAACATCTGATGGATCGCCGCCGGCCAGACCATTCTGCGCGTCAGGAAGGTCGGCTACTCATCCGTTAAAGTCACGACCAGCCCCCGCGGAACATAGCCCGACCTCGAAGTGTATCCGGAGAGATATATGATGTTAGCCGGAGCCGTGACCACCGCTTCGACCTTCGCCGCTCTATCTCCGACTTGACGGCGGATAATCTCCGCAGATACCCGCCGCGGGCGAATGCTTGCGAAGCCTTAGGCATTGCCATGTGCAAACTCCTTCTGGAAAGAGTGGGTCGTTCTCTCGCGTGGATCGAGGGCGGGCCGGCGGATCTTTTCGTGTCATTTGTGGCGGGATCGTACATCGGCGCCGCTACGAATTCAGCATCTCCAAGCAGTACCTGATCGCGAGCTCAGCTGTCGGAACGAGCAGATCGTCCGAGGCTCCGAAAGTTGGCGTGTGCACGCCGGACTCGTTGCCTTGCTCCTTGCTGCCAAACCAGAAGTAGATCGAGGGCACGCACGCGGAGTAGAATCCGAAATCGTCGCTGCCGCCGCCTGCGCTCGACGACTTCAGGTCGGAAAACTTGTCTTTGCCCACGGTCTCGACCACCAGCCGCCGAAACCTGTCAACCATCACGTCGTTGTTAATGACCG carries:
- a CDS encoding NAD-dependent succinate-semialdehyde dehydrogenase; translation: MGVQGFRHRRPEWGGLAMRHLRTLRRRDFLAGAAFIDGKWTDGGQKDAVVDPATGEEIAEAARCSAADMELAIGAAEKSFVAWRRLLPTERGVILKSWASLIRGHSEDLAVLMTSEQGKPLAEARYEITYGAGFLEWFAAEGERTYGETIPSHKAGSLLHVRMQPIGVAAAITPWNFPIAMITRKAGAALAAGCPIVVKPAPETPLSALALARLAEEAGIPRGVFQVLVGDSIELSKPLLRDTRVRALSFTGSTEVGRLLLAEAAQTVKKVSLELGGHAPCIIFDDVDVDKAVKGAMDAKFTTSGQDCLAANRIYVHRKIYRAFVEAFATPISQLRVGHGLETTTDIGPMTKLSVANKCRAHIDDAAKKGARVFCADKGASLGANFVPPTLLSDVTDHMLITHEETFGPVAAVLPFDSEAEVVSRANASEMGLAGYIYTNNLRRALRLSEQIECGMLGINTASFTGPPIPFGGWKQSGLGREGSKHGLAEYMEHKYVCFGDLAA
- a CDS encoding Lrp/AsnC family transcriptional regulator; this translates as MRYDRIDARILEIVQKNNRLTSEVIGEMAGLSPTACQRRLKRLRSEGIIESDVSIVSARAVGRPIQMLVLVNLERERSDIIDKFKKAIKTSSEVVNGFYVTGDADFVLYITARTMEDYELFTRRFFYENPDIKGFKTMVIMDRVKSGFAVPIEMPPDR
- a CDS encoding M24 family metallopeptidase — translated: MVWPAAIHQMFVDRSRVTGYSEALIATPNGRRPSTSSWTMASAANGPVWKNGSCPLTVKKFKSRSTGANIVYCTNAVTRIRGVKSDSEFAMMREATAISDAGMLKARDVIRSGAREANESAEVIATLVRSANGKPSTDFAGLFFALRTHLHVSHSLDRRRLPDGLAEQFRVQRRASWLDLSADAHDVAIGKPSDHIRRLHEGNVARLEAALAAAKPGRTCSDVAIAFNSNLKTRWLGEGVSVRLRRRDRLDGTYS
- the ald gene encoding alanine dehydrogenase, with product MQVGVPKEIKTHEYRVGLTPGAVREYVAAGHQVLVEANAGAGIGASDEEYRKAGATIAAAAREVFASSEMVVKVKEPQPSEWVQLRENQILFTYLHLAPDPEQAKGLLKSGCTAIAYETVTDSNGGLPLLAPMSEVAGRLTIEAAGAALKRYSGGRGLLIGGVPGVQPARIVVIGGGVVGTHAARMAAGLGAEVTVIDRSINRLRELDELFEGRVRTRYSTIDSVEEEVSAADVVIGAVLVPGASAPKLVSRKMLSSMKQGSVVVDVAIDQGGCFETSRATTHADPTYEVDGVIHYCVANMPGAVPLTSSQALNNATLPFGLALANKGFAAVLENPHLRAGLNVYRGRLTYKAVAESLGLPFSPIEQAAA